A section of the Triticum dicoccoides isolate Atlit2015 ecotype Zavitan chromosome 7A, WEW_v2.0, whole genome shotgun sequence genome encodes:
- the LOC119329327 gene encoding disease resistance protein PIK6-NP-like isoform X2, translating into MAGVLVSASTGAMGSLLRKLGAMLTDEYKLLKNVRGDIKFLKDELEVMCAFLLKMSDVEEPDEPTKLRVTAVREMSYKIEDNIDKFMVLVEHESSCSEAAHGVAKLMDKCKNLLPDIKTRRRIAKEVKDIKKEIKDVSDRFLRYKIDDSSSSMPAKDKVDPRLRAVYKDATELVGIDGPKDELVKWLNEKEGQSLKSVSIVGYGGLGKTTLANQIRVNLGATFDCGAFVSISRKPDMKAILRSILSQITKKDDACSRLDDIQLIIDKIREFLQDTRYFIIIDDIWELGTWETLKCAFVKNTLGSRIIITTRIVDVAKSCSPSSEDLVYEMKPLSEADSKKLFFKRIFGCEESCPDSLKEAANDILKKCRGLPLAINAISSLLATTRETKEEWDRVRHSIHSSKVKSDIIETMNYILSLSYFDLPHHLRSCLLYLALFPEDQLIGRKRLVRRWISEGFIHGESGQDLMELGEEYFHQLVNRSLIQPDYIGYDGKAKYCRVHDTILDFLIEKSSEENMCTVLKKQCKPNGIVRRLSLMGNEDEEIVEQLDLSHARSISAFGDIKLLPSLGRSKCLRVLDLQNCGQLRNHHIKDIERLYQLRYLDISFTGITELPRQIGELLYLETLVSTSSGLRELPESTSRLQRLARLIVDCDCKLPDGLGNLINLQELDCIDGLQLKHVEELGKLTNLRKLSIKLDTDGIEGNKLEESKEKLVSSLCKLDECGLRSLSIDYYPREKPFLPALGCIQEVCVYYGQDISRISRWLLSLPNLHTLFFEDPKMEQQDIEMIGLIPNLIHLILSLSETDDAGRLIIRREGFQQLQSFGVYDTRMGVLMFEPGAMPRLKELILYGFIGKPKSGAVDFDFGIQRLSSLARLTVGLSCVGSTAAEVEAAEDAFKSMADANPNRPILEMTRLYPQSMLRDEQIATTPAVKS; encoded by the exons ATGGCGGGAGTTCTGGTGAGCGCATCCACAGGGGCAATGGGTTCCCTCCTCCGGAAGTTGGGAGCTATGTTGACAGATGAATACAAGCTGCTCAAGAACGTCCGTGGggacatcaagttcctcaaggacGAGCTGGAGGTCATGTGCGCGTTCCTCCTCAAGATGTCAGATGTGGAGGAGCCTGACGAACCAACAAAGCTGCGTGTGACGGCGGTGCGGGAGATGTCCTACAAGATAGAGGACAACATCGACAAGTTCATGGTCCTCGTGGAACACGAGTCCTCCTGCTCCGAGGCGGCTCATGGCGTCGCCAAGCTCATGGACAAGTGCAAGAACTTGCTGCCGGACATCAAGACCCGCCGCAGGATCGCCAAGGAGGTCAAAGACATCAAGAAAGAAATTAAGGATGTCAGCGACAGATTTTTAAG GTACAAGATTGACGACTCCTCCTCCTCTATGCCGGCAAAAGACAAGGTCGACCCTCGACTTCGTGCAGTCTACAAAGACGCCACAGAGCTCGTCGGAATTGATGGACCAAAAGATGAACTTGTCAAGTGGCTGAATGAGAAAGAGGGCCAATCACTTAAATCTGTCTCTATTGTTGGATATGGAGGGTTGGGCAAGACCACACTCGCCAACCAGATCCGGGTCAACCTTGGAGCGACCTTCGACTGTGGGGCTTTTGTCTCGATTTCACGCAAGCCTGACATGAAGGCGATATTAAGATCTATATTATCACAAATCACCAAGAAGGACGATGCTTGCTCAAGATTAGATGATATACAACTCATCATCGACAAGATTCGAGAATTCCTCCAAGACACAAG GTACTTTATCATAATTGATGATATATGGGAGTTAGGAACATGGGAAACTTTGAAATGTGCATTTGTCAAGAATACATTGGGCAGCAGAATAATTATCACAACACGTATAGTTGATGTTGCCAAATCTTGCTCTCCTTCTAGTGAAGATCTTGTCTATGAGATGAAACCACTCAGTGAGGCTGACTCAAAGAAATTGTTTTTCAAGAGGATATTTGGCTGTGAAGAAAGCTGTCCTGATAGCTTGAAAGAAGCTGCCAATGATATTTTGAAAAAATGCCGTGGTCTACCTCTGGCCATCAATGCCATTTCTAGCTTGTTGGCCACAACAAGGGAAACGAAAGAAGAGTGGGATCGGGTGCGACATTCAATACACTCTTCAAAGGTCAAAAGTGATATAATAGAGACCATGAATTACATATTATCCCTTAGTTATTTTGATCTTCCCCACCACCTAAGAAGCTGCTTATTGTACCTGGCTCTGTTTCCTGAAGACCAATTGATTGGAAGGAAGCGGTTAGTACGCAGATGGATTTCTGAAGGCTTTATCCATGgagaaagtggacaagatcttatgGAATTAGGAGAGGAATATTTTCACCAGCTTGTAAACAGAAGTCTAATACAGCCCGACTACATAGGGTATGACGGCAAGGCAAAGTATTGCCGAGTCCATGACACCATCCTTGATTTCCTAATTGAGAAATCCTCTGAAGAGAACATGTGTACTGTCCTAAAGAAACAATGCAAGCCTAATGGCATAGTTCGTCGGCTCTCTCTAATGGGGAATGAGGATGAAGAAATCGTGGAGCAATTGGATCTGTCACACGCTCGGTCAATCAGTGCTTTTGGGGATATCAAGCTATTGCCTTCGCTTGGGAGGTCAAAATGCTTGCGCGTGCTAGACTTGCAAAACTGCGGTCAGTTGAGAAATCATCATATCAAGGACATTGAAAGACTCTATCAGCTGAGATACTTGGATATCTCTTTTACAGGAATCACGGAGCTTCCCAGGCAAATTGGGGAGTTGCTGTATCTAGAGACGCTAGTTAGTACATCCTCTGGATTACGTGAGCTTCCTGAAAGCACAAGTCGGCTACAACGACTGGCACGTTTGATTGTTGACTGCGATTGTAAGCTTCCAGATGGGttgggaaacttgataaacttgcaAGAGCTTGATTGCATTGATGGCTTGCAGTTGAAGCATGTGGAAGAGCTCGGCAAACTAACAAATCTGAGAAAGCTGAGTATTAAATTGGACACTGATGGGATTGAAGGCAACAAATTAGAAGAGTCCAAGGAAAAGCTGGTGTCCTCTCTCTGTAAACTGGACGAATGCGGCCTCCGTTCCCTGAGTATTGATTATTATCCGAGAGAAAAGCCGTTCCTCCCTGCTTTGGGTTGTATCCAGGAGGTTTGTGTATATTATGGACAAGATATCAGCCGGATTAGCAGATGGCTCTTGTCACTTCCCAACCTACACACGTTGTTTTTCGAGGATCCCAAAATGGAGCAGCAGGATATTGAGATGATTGGATTGATACCCAATCTGATCCATTTGATACTGTCTTTAAGCGAAACAGACGATGCTGGGCGGCTCATCATCAGGCGTGAAGGATTTCAACAGTTGCAGAGTTTTGGGGTTTACGATACTCGTATGGGAGTTTTAATGTTTGAACCGGGGGCTATGCCGAGGCTCAAGGAGCTTATACTCTACGGCTTCATCGGAAAGCCCAAATCTGGTGCGGTCGATTTCGACTTTGGCATCCAACGCCTCTCCAGCCTTGCTCGCCTCACTGTCGGCTTATCCTGCGTTGGCTCGACGGCGGCAGAAGTAGAGGCTGCGGAGGATGCTTTCAAGAGCATGGCCGACGCGAACCCCAACCGTCCAATACTGGAGATGACAAGACTTTATCCGCAGAGTATGTTACGAGACGAGCAAATAG CTACAACGCCGGCCGTCAAGTCCTAG
- the LOC119329327 gene encoding disease resistance protein PIK6-NP-like isoform X1 gives MAGVLVSASTGAMGSLLRKLGAMLTDEYKLLKNVRGDIKFLKDELEVMCAFLLKMSDVEEPDEPTKLRVTAVREMSYKIEDNIDKFMVLVEHESSCSEAAHGVAKLMDKCKNLLPDIKTRRRIAKEVKDIKKEIKDVSDRFLRYKIDDSSSSMPAKDKVDPRLRAVYKDATELVGIDGPKDELVKWLNEKEGQSLKSVSIVGYGGLGKTTLANQIRVNLGATFDCGAFVSISRKPDMKAILRSILSQITKKDDACSRLDDIQLIIDKIREFLQDTRYFIIIDDIWELGTWETLKCAFVKNTLGSRIIITTRIVDVAKSCSPSSEDLVYEMKPLSEADSKKLFFKRIFGCEESCPDSLKEAANDILKKCRGLPLAINAISSLLATTRETKEEWDRVRHSIHSSKVKSDIIETMNYILSLSYFDLPHHLRSCLLYLALFPEDQLIGRKRLVRRWISEGFIHGESGQDLMELGEEYFHQLVNRSLIQPDYIGYDGKAKYCRVHDTILDFLIEKSSEENMCTVLKKQCKPNGIVRRLSLMGNEDEEIVEQLDLSHARSISAFGDIKLLPSLGRSKCLRVLDLQNCGQLRNHHIKDIERLYQLRYLDISFTGITELPRQIGELLYLETLVSTSSGLRELPESTSRLQRLARLIVDCDCKLPDGLGNLINLQELDCIDGLQLKHVEELGKLTNLRKLSIKLDTDGIEGNKLEESKEKLVSSLCKLDECGLRSLSIDYYPREKPFLPALGCIQEVCVYYGQDISRISRWLLSLPNLHTLFFEDPKMEQQDIEMIGLIPNLIHLILSLSETDDAGRLIIRREGFQQLQSFGVYDTRMGVLMFEPGAMPRLKELILYGFIGKPKSGAVDFDFGIQRLSSLARLTVGLSCVGSTAAEVEAAEDAFKSMADANPNRPILEMTRLYPQSMLRDEQIDMAGSATTPAVKS, from the exons ATGGCGGGAGTTCTGGTGAGCGCATCCACAGGGGCAATGGGTTCCCTCCTCCGGAAGTTGGGAGCTATGTTGACAGATGAATACAAGCTGCTCAAGAACGTCCGTGGggacatcaagttcctcaaggacGAGCTGGAGGTCATGTGCGCGTTCCTCCTCAAGATGTCAGATGTGGAGGAGCCTGACGAACCAACAAAGCTGCGTGTGACGGCGGTGCGGGAGATGTCCTACAAGATAGAGGACAACATCGACAAGTTCATGGTCCTCGTGGAACACGAGTCCTCCTGCTCCGAGGCGGCTCATGGCGTCGCCAAGCTCATGGACAAGTGCAAGAACTTGCTGCCGGACATCAAGACCCGCCGCAGGATCGCCAAGGAGGTCAAAGACATCAAGAAAGAAATTAAGGATGTCAGCGACAGATTTTTAAG GTACAAGATTGACGACTCCTCCTCCTCTATGCCGGCAAAAGACAAGGTCGACCCTCGACTTCGTGCAGTCTACAAAGACGCCACAGAGCTCGTCGGAATTGATGGACCAAAAGATGAACTTGTCAAGTGGCTGAATGAGAAAGAGGGCCAATCACTTAAATCTGTCTCTATTGTTGGATATGGAGGGTTGGGCAAGACCACACTCGCCAACCAGATCCGGGTCAACCTTGGAGCGACCTTCGACTGTGGGGCTTTTGTCTCGATTTCACGCAAGCCTGACATGAAGGCGATATTAAGATCTATATTATCACAAATCACCAAGAAGGACGATGCTTGCTCAAGATTAGATGATATACAACTCATCATCGACAAGATTCGAGAATTCCTCCAAGACACAAG GTACTTTATCATAATTGATGATATATGGGAGTTAGGAACATGGGAAACTTTGAAATGTGCATTTGTCAAGAATACATTGGGCAGCAGAATAATTATCACAACACGTATAGTTGATGTTGCCAAATCTTGCTCTCCTTCTAGTGAAGATCTTGTCTATGAGATGAAACCACTCAGTGAGGCTGACTCAAAGAAATTGTTTTTCAAGAGGATATTTGGCTGTGAAGAAAGCTGTCCTGATAGCTTGAAAGAAGCTGCCAATGATATTTTGAAAAAATGCCGTGGTCTACCTCTGGCCATCAATGCCATTTCTAGCTTGTTGGCCACAACAAGGGAAACGAAAGAAGAGTGGGATCGGGTGCGACATTCAATACACTCTTCAAAGGTCAAAAGTGATATAATAGAGACCATGAATTACATATTATCCCTTAGTTATTTTGATCTTCCCCACCACCTAAGAAGCTGCTTATTGTACCTGGCTCTGTTTCCTGAAGACCAATTGATTGGAAGGAAGCGGTTAGTACGCAGATGGATTTCTGAAGGCTTTATCCATGgagaaagtggacaagatcttatgGAATTAGGAGAGGAATATTTTCACCAGCTTGTAAACAGAAGTCTAATACAGCCCGACTACATAGGGTATGACGGCAAGGCAAAGTATTGCCGAGTCCATGACACCATCCTTGATTTCCTAATTGAGAAATCCTCTGAAGAGAACATGTGTACTGTCCTAAAGAAACAATGCAAGCCTAATGGCATAGTTCGTCGGCTCTCTCTAATGGGGAATGAGGATGAAGAAATCGTGGAGCAATTGGATCTGTCACACGCTCGGTCAATCAGTGCTTTTGGGGATATCAAGCTATTGCCTTCGCTTGGGAGGTCAAAATGCTTGCGCGTGCTAGACTTGCAAAACTGCGGTCAGTTGAGAAATCATCATATCAAGGACATTGAAAGACTCTATCAGCTGAGATACTTGGATATCTCTTTTACAGGAATCACGGAGCTTCCCAGGCAAATTGGGGAGTTGCTGTATCTAGAGACGCTAGTTAGTACATCCTCTGGATTACGTGAGCTTCCTGAAAGCACAAGTCGGCTACAACGACTGGCACGTTTGATTGTTGACTGCGATTGTAAGCTTCCAGATGGGttgggaaacttgataaacttgcaAGAGCTTGATTGCATTGATGGCTTGCAGTTGAAGCATGTGGAAGAGCTCGGCAAACTAACAAATCTGAGAAAGCTGAGTATTAAATTGGACACTGATGGGATTGAAGGCAACAAATTAGAAGAGTCCAAGGAAAAGCTGGTGTCCTCTCTCTGTAAACTGGACGAATGCGGCCTCCGTTCCCTGAGTATTGATTATTATCCGAGAGAAAAGCCGTTCCTCCCTGCTTTGGGTTGTATCCAGGAGGTTTGTGTATATTATGGACAAGATATCAGCCGGATTAGCAGATGGCTCTTGTCACTTCCCAACCTACACACGTTGTTTTTCGAGGATCCCAAAATGGAGCAGCAGGATATTGAGATGATTGGATTGATACCCAATCTGATCCATTTGATACTGTCTTTAAGCGAAACAGACGATGCTGGGCGGCTCATCATCAGGCGTGAAGGATTTCAACAGTTGCAGAGTTTTGGGGTTTACGATACTCGTATGGGAGTTTTAATGTTTGAACCGGGGGCTATGCCGAGGCTCAAGGAGCTTATACTCTACGGCTTCATCGGAAAGCCCAAATCTGGTGCGGTCGATTTCGACTTTGGCATCCAACGCCTCTCCAGCCTTGCTCGCCTCACTGTCGGCTTATCCTGCGTTGGCTCGACGGCGGCAGAAGTAGAGGCTGCGGAGGATGCTTTCAAGAGCATGGCCGACGCGAACCCCAACCGTCCAATACTGGAGATGACAAGACTTTATCCGCAGAGTATGTTACGAGACGAGCAAATAGATATGGCAGGCTCAG CTACAACGCCGGCCGTCAAGTCCTAG